The following DNA comes from Argonema galeatum A003/A1.
TTGCCAGCATTTCAGGCAAAAAGCAAGATTCTACATACTGACCTTCGATTTGTTGACCTGTAATGCTGGTGACTTTAATGGTATCGACGATTTGGGGTGGAGCAGCGCACCAAAAATCTAGCCCTTGATCGGCATATTCCGGGTAGCCCAAGTCTCTGGCGACTGCCTGGGCGTGTTCCAAACTGGTAAGGTGACCTATGAGACCAAACATGAATTATTTAAGCAGACCTTTAGTGGAGCTTGTGTAAAGTGAGAAGGATAAAAAATTGTTACTGACCCTTAAAAATAATACACAAAATGGCCGATTAGTACAGCTAGAGACTAATCGGCTTTGTCGGGGCGTTCGCGAAGCGGATGCCCTTAGCATTTGCCGGGATAATTTGTCGGTTAAATGCAAAGTCCTGCGAAGCATTTGCTTCGCCCTTACTGGGTTTTGAGTTTTGAGTCGTACTCTGTACTCAGCGCTCAGCACTCTAAAGTTAAGCAGCTGCTAAACCGTATGCTGACATCCGCATAATATCTCGGGTGGTAAAACCGATATTGCTGAGGGCTTCTCCGTACTGAATCATGAAGTCTTCAACTAAGGCTTCTTTTTCCATACCCAAGATGTGGGCGTCGTCTTTCACCTGGTTAAGCATTTTCCAGACTATGGGTAGGTTCTGACGATTGGCTTGTTCCAATTCGGTTCTTGATTCCTCAAAGTGTTCTTTTAGCCAGACTTCGCCAAAGTTAAGGTGAGAGTATTCTTCTTTAACAACGCCTTCAGTGATTTTACGGGCAAAGGGGTCGGCAACGGGAATATAGATGTTGTAAGCTGCGATCGCAAAACATTCGATAATCAGAGACTGAATCAGCAAACAAGTGACGATTCGGTTTTCAGGAAGTGCATCTTGGAAATTTTTGTGCAACTGGGCAAAAAACTCGCGGGCAAATTCCATGTCCGGCGTCACTTGGAGATTGCGCCCACAGGCTTCAAACCCTTTTTTGTGGCGACTCTCCATCTTGGAGAGGCTAATTAAGCGATCCTTCTCATTGGGCAGCAGTTCAGCCAGTTGGACGTAATTATCGTGGGCCTCTTGTTCGCCTTCAATTACAATCGCGTTGATGCGGCTGTAGGCGTCTTTGTAGGTTTCGCTATGGAAGTTAATTGCTGGGCTGGCCTCAAGCTGCGGCATATATAATTTGTCTCCTCAACATTATTGGTAGATACTCGTCGATCCAAAATCGACGCTGGGCGAAAAGCGGGCCTGGGAAACCCTCATCCGCAATTTAAATACAATTTACCAGAATCTCGAAAAAGCGCTGGTTTTCTGGTCAAAGGAACCCACTGGACTTACCTTATCATTACCGGGAATCTGCCAAACTAGGATCTAGCCTGGGTGTGAGAATCGGAATTAATACCTAGAGTGTATTGTATGCAAATCCTTCTGATAGAGATAGATGCTCCAGAAAAATAGTGATGGTCATTCTGCCGCCGATCCTCAAAATCAGCCAGCAAGGCCACCGATTGTCTGGAAACGCCTCCTAAAATGGTTAGTCCCGGTATTGCTGGGAGTTGGTGCTGGCGTTGTCCTGCTACCGCTAGGGGTGGTATTCCTCACATCGTTTACCTCGATCGGGGTGACTCCCAGTTTAGCTCCTTGGCAGAAAGGTTGGTCTTGGGAAAACTATCGGGAGGCTTGGGAGAGGGGAAATTTTCTCCTAGCTTTTGCTAATTCCACTTTAGTGGCTTTGGCGGTAACTGGGTTTCAGGTTGTCACCTCGGCTTTGGCAGGCTATGCCTTGGCAAGGTTAAAATTTCGCGGGCGGCAAGTTTTGCTATTGATTATTTTGGCAACCCTAGTGATTCCCTTCCAGTTATTAGTAATTCCTATCTTTCTGGTGTTGAAGTGGGGACACGCAATTAACACTTACTGGGCGTTGATTTTACCCACGGCGGCTAACGGATTTGGCATTTTTCTGCTGAGGCAATATTTCCTAACGGTGCCGGTAGAATTGGAAGAAGCGGCAGCCCTGGATGGGGCGAACCGGCTCCAAATTTTGTGGTGGGTAATGCTGCCTTTGTCTCGTCCGGCTTTGGTGACGCTGTTTCTATTCACGTTTATCGCTGAGTGGAACGATTTGTTTAAGCCGCTGGTTTTTACAACAAGACCGGAGTTAAGGACGGTGCAATTGGCTTTGGCAGAGTTTCAGGATCAATTTACTAATAATTGGCCTTTGATGATGGCGGCTGTTGTGATTGCTACGGTGCCAGTTGTGCTGCTGTTTTTAGCCGGTCAGCGACAATTTATGCGTGGTATTGCTACAACAGGGATTAAGAATTGATTTGAATGCAGAGTTCAAACCTATCTGTGTTGATATGCTCACTTTTTGGATAAGCTCTAAATTTTTACTCTGCGTTCCTTTGCGGTAATCTTTGCGTACTTCTGCGTTAAAAAAAACTGTAGTAAGTTAGATCAAGTCCGGTTGCATGGTTAGCATGATGAGTGATATCGTCAAATTGTCTGTTTCATCGTTGGTTAAATTTTTACCGCAGATGAAGACAGATGAACGCAGATGAACGCAGATAATAATAAGAACAGGATTTTTTTAGGTAAATGATGCTACCGGACATGATATGAAATGAATCTCAAGAATCTGGGTTTGTTTTTAATTGTCGCATCTCTTCTGCCTTGGGTAGCAATAGTTCTTATTGTGCCATTCCTGCCGCTGGACTTATCACAAAAGGCTGTATTGGTTCCAATTCTGGCTATTGTGGCTGAAGTTTTTTTCTGGTTGGGTTTGGTGTTGGCGGGAAAAGAAGTTGCTACTAAATATCGGCGTTATTTAAGCTTTAGCCGTATTTGGAAGGGGTTGAAAAGATTGCTCCGCAGACGGTGAAATTATATTGAGATTATCCAAATTATCCTTATGAATCTGATAAAATTCGGAGGCGAATAGTACGATCGCCAGTATCATCCAGGGGGACTTCGATGACTTCACCGCCAAGTCGCTCTAAGCAACTGAGGAGCGATCGCAAATTTGGAGTACTCGCGCCGGTATCTACATAGAGTCTATCTGCCAAACTGCCGAGACGCTTCCAAGTGGTATATAGTTTGGCGATCGTTTGTTCCAGCTGAGACGCTTGCTTCACTAACTCGGATGCCGTATTCAAACAACCCAGGCGCAGCGCTTCTTCTAGCGCCATTTCCACATCTACGGATGAGTGGTTAATGGCTTGCACTTGGGCGGCGGCGTCGAGATATTTGGCTAAGTTGCGGGCGTCGGAAGTTACCTGTTTAAGTCTATCGATGCTGGGATCTTCGGCAACTTCTTCTTGCAACGCTGTGACGTGAGATTCTGGCAATTTTCCCAACTCCTTGACCAGAGGAGCAAGGTAGCGTGAAGGAATGGTACGATCGGCTGCTTTGACTTTGACTTCATCGGGGAGTAAATCCGATGTCATGGCTGTCCATTCATCAGCGAGTTGGCGGACTTCCCGGCGGGTGATGCGATCGCCCTTTTGCGCCGCATCAGTGACCAGTTGTTGTATTTCTGGAGATGATTTGGCAGTTTCCACAAAAGCGCGTTTGCTGAAGTTTCTAATCGCAGCAGCGTCGAGCTTTCCCTCTACCATCAGCGTATCGGCGCTATTGGCTAGCTCAATCATAGAATAAGCCTGACTTTTGCTAATTTCTCGTTCTTTCAGCCAGTTGAGGAAGCCAGTTCCCCTACCATCGCCGCCTTTCTTTTCGCGATCGCGCACCACCCGTAAAATCCTACCTCGCCAGATT
Coding sequences within:
- a CDS encoding transporter suffix domain-containing protein, coding for MNLKNLGLFLIVASLLPWVAIVLIVPFLPLDLSQKAVLVPILAIVAEVFFWLGLVLAGKEVATKYRRYLSFSRIWKGLKRLLRRR
- a CDS encoding aldehyde oxygenase (deformylating), whose product is MPQLEASPAINFHSETYKDAYSRINAIVIEGEQEAHDNYVQLAELLPNEKDRLISLSKMESRHKKGFEACGRNLQVTPDMEFAREFFAQLHKNFQDALPENRIVTCLLIQSLIIECFAIAAYNIYIPVADPFARKITEGVVKEEYSHLNFGEVWLKEHFEESRTELEQANRQNLPIVWKMLNQVKDDAHILGMEKEALVEDFMIQYGEALSNIGFTTRDIMRMSAYGLAAA
- a CDS encoding carbohydrate ABC transporter permease, yielding MLQKNSDGHSAADPQNQPARPPIVWKRLLKWLVPVLLGVGAGVVLLPLGVVFLTSFTSIGVTPSLAPWQKGWSWENYREAWERGNFLLAFANSTLVALAVTGFQVVTSALAGYALARLKFRGRQVLLLIILATLVIPFQLLVIPIFLVLKWGHAINTYWALILPTAANGFGIFLLRQYFLTVPVELEEAAALDGANRLQILWWVMLPLSRPALVTLFLFTFIAEWNDLFKPLVFTTRPELRTVQLALAEFQDQFTNNWPLMMAAVVIATVPVVLLFLAGQRQFMRGIATTGIKN